From Chryseobacterium sp. IHB B 17019, one genomic window encodes:
- a CDS encoding site-specific integrase, with translation MLEHSYGLNFFLKSQSGKSENLRYVYVRVTVDGVPKETSTKRKWDVTRWDQAHEKASGNKEDARSLNHFLETLTTKINNYKTELIKAGRKITALSIIDFVKGKNPLNLKVLEEFQKHNDRMKLLVPGEYAEGTYKRYVTARSHVQEFLLFKFQRDDIEFWELNYEFIKDYEFYLRTVRKCGNNTSLKYIRNFKKIILDAVAKDILPKDPFKLFKGKMTKPKKKPLTRAELRSLEDKSFENERLATIRDIFVFQCYTGLAYIDAFQLKKHDIKEGDDGRLWIMSSRQKSKARTDIPLLPKALEILEKYQSHPICIQRNSVLPVKSNQKMNAYLKEIATLCNIDAALNTHKARRTFASTVTLNNGVPISIVKEMLGHSSVKQTEDYAITEQEAVANEMTKLAERLTKPATTNEALCISDLIQKLENELNDLKNGTIKTHDSGSSIEQRLVQFENRLVSLKSQIKA, from the coding sequence ATGCTAGAACACAGTTATGGGCTAAACTTCTTTTTGAAGAGCCAATCAGGAAAATCTGAAAATCTCAGATATGTTTATGTAAGGGTAACCGTAGATGGGGTACCAAAGGAAACGTCGACTAAGCGAAAGTGGGATGTGACAAGGTGGGATCAGGCCCATGAAAAGGCGTCGGGAAACAAAGAAGACGCGAGAAGTCTTAATCATTTCCTCGAAACTTTAACAACCAAGATTAACAACTACAAAACAGAACTGATAAAAGCCGGAAGAAAGATTACGGCATTATCCATTATTGATTTTGTGAAAGGTAAAAACCCGTTAAATCTAAAAGTTTTAGAAGAATTTCAGAAACATAACGACAGAATGAAGCTACTCGTGCCTGGCGAATATGCTGAGGGGACATATAAAAGATATGTCACTGCCAGATCCCATGTGCAGGAATTCCTTCTTTTCAAATTCCAAAGAGATGATATTGAGTTTTGGGAGCTTAATTATGAATTTATTAAGGACTATGAATTTTATTTGAGAACAGTCAGAAAATGCGGCAACAATACGTCTTTGAAATACATTCGGAATTTTAAAAAGATTATTCTAGATGCCGTAGCCAAAGATATTCTTCCGAAGGACCCCTTCAAACTTTTTAAAGGGAAAATGACTAAGCCTAAAAAAAAGCCGCTAACTAGAGCTGAATTACGAAGTCTTGAAGATAAGAGCTTTGAGAATGAAAGATTGGCAACAATTAGGGACATTTTTGTATTTCAATGTTACACCGGTCTGGCCTATATTGATGCCTTCCAACTTAAAAAACATGACATAAAAGAAGGAGACGACGGCAGACTTTGGATTATGAGTTCTAGACAGAAGTCAAAAGCCAGGACAGACATACCGCTACTGCCAAAAGCGCTGGAGATTCTGGAAAAGTATCAGTCGCATCCTATTTGTATTCAACGCAACTCAGTATTGCCGGTAAAATCCAATCAGAAGATGAATGCCTACTTGAAAGAGATTGCTACTCTTTGCAATATAGATGCTGCTCTCAATACTCACAAGGCAAGGCGCACATTTGCAAGTACTGTTACACTTAATAACGGTGTACCTATATCCATTGTAAAAGAAATGCTGGGACATAGTTCCGTGAAACAGACGGAAGATTACGCGATCACTGAGCAAGAAGCTGTTGCTAACGAAATGACAAAACTAGCTGAAAGATTAACGAAGCCTGCAACCACGAATGAAGCTTTATGCATATCAGATCTAATTCAAAAGCTGGAAAATGAGTTAAATGATTTAAAGAATGGCACCATAAAAACTCACGATTCTGGAAGTTCTATAGAACAAAGACTAGTGCAGTTCGAAAACAGGCTAGTCTCACTGAAATCCCAAATAAAAGCTTAA